A window of the Gossypium hirsutum isolate 1008001.06 chromosome A05, Gossypium_hirsutum_v2.1, whole genome shotgun sequence genome harbors these coding sequences:
- the LOC107957525 gene encoding ubiquitin carboxyl-terminal hydrolase MINDY-3 yields MADQQEEEDLRMALRMSMQNSPPEPKRSKPREAANLATTTPEESRRLQRELMAAAAEKRMLATAKSVPSSGSPLKSDSGGDIGTKEMEIKAKEVKLGNELSEKEAYQLFFMVFGSDVSKDILAQWSNQGIRFSPDPETSMILVQHEGGPCGVLAAIQAFVLKHLPFCPDDLVKAAQSTPQNSTPRRLSKNQYVASNNFAAFTENAKARALVKSMGEILFLCGNNKRAVIATLSSIGDGVEESEDSLTDVIIAQALEGLSIESASDLHKVLRVETYTTPASAYKRLEAIIPVFQSRMGALLFLISALLSRGLDCVQADRDDPSLPLVTAPFGHASQEIVNLLLCGQAVPNVFDGRMDLGGGMFLKGVSTNVEVGFLTLLESLNFCKVGQNLKCPKWPIWVVGSESHYTVLFALDTAVQDENELEERESHIRKAFDAQDQSGGGGFISVEGFHQVLRETNIRLPSEKLDSLCGSGFIVWSEFWQVILDLDKSLGGLKDSTGQMGQKIFDLYHFNGIAKSDLNGSQFSSGGETPMQRPRLTKLRVSVPPRWTPEEFMADVAVLPSGSAGTQPSGKDTEVAKPEPSQHAPLVDCIRTRWPRAVCNWVGDPPSIV; encoded by the exons ATGGCTGATCAACAAGAAGAAGAGGATCTTAGAATGGCTCTACGGATGAGCATGCAAAACTCGCCGCCAGAGCCGAAGAGGAGCAAGCCGAGAGAAGCAGCGAACTTAGCGACGACGACACCGGAAGAGAGTCGCCGGTTGCAGCGTGAACTAATGGCAGCTGCAGCTGAGAAACGGATGCTGGCGACGGCAAAAAGCGTTCCGTCTTCTGGTTCCCCTTTGAAAAGCGATAGTGGCGGAGATATAGGAACCAAAGAGATGGAAATAAAAGCCAAAGAAGTGAAATTGGGTAATGAATTGTCGGAGAAAGAAGCTTATCagttattttttatggtttttggaAGTGATGTTTCGAAGGATATACTTGCTCAGTGGAGCAATCAGGGTATAAG GTTTAGCCCTGATCCAGAAACTTCTATGATCCTAGTGCAGCATGAAGGTGGGCCCTGTGGTGTCTTAGCAGCCATACAA GCATTTGTTCTCAAACATCTTCCTTTCTGTCCGGATGACTTGGTTAAAGCTGCCCAAAGTACACCTCAGAATTCAACTCCGAGGAGATTATCCAAAAATCAATATGTTGCATCAAATAATTTTGCTGCTTTTACTGAAAATGCAAAAGCAAG AGCCTTAGTTAAAAGTATGGGTGAGATATTGTTTTTatgtggaaataataaaagaGCTGTGATTGCAACTTTGAGTTCTATTGGTGATGGTGTTGAAGAATCTGAAGACAGTCTAACCGATGTT ATCATTGCACAAGCACTTGAAGGTCTTTCAATTGAATCGGCTTCTGATTTGCATAAAGTTTTAAGAGTTGAGACATACACAACCCCAGCAAGTGCCTATAAGAGGCTTGAAGCAATTATTCCTGTTTTTCAAAGTCGCATGGGAGCATTGCTTTTCCTTATCTCTGCCTTACTTTCTCGAGGATTG GACTGTGTTCAAGCTGACCGGGATGATCCCAGCCTTCCTCTAGTAACTGCACCTTTTGGGCATGCTTCTCAG GAAATTGTGAACCTATTGCTCTGTGGGCAAGCTGTTCCGAATGTATTTGACGGAAGGATGGATTTAGGAGGTGGCATGTTTTTGAAGGGTGTATCTACAAATGTGGAAGTCGGATTCCTCACTCTTCTAGAATCCCTTAATTTCTGTAAGGTTGGCCAAAATCTAAAATGCCCAAAATGGCCGATATGGGTTGTCGGGAGTGAGTCACATTATACAGTATTATTTGCTCTAGATACAGCTGTTCAAGATGAGAATGAACTGGAAGAAAGAGAATCACATATCCGGAAAGCTTTTGATGCCCAAGATCAGAGTGGAGGTGGTGGGTTCATTAGCGTTGAAGGTTTCCATCAAGTCCTCAGAGAGACGAATATCAGACTTCCATCTGAAAAACTTGATAGCCTTTGCGGCTCAGGCTTCATTGTGTGGAGCGAATTCTGGCAGGTTATCTTGGATTTAGACAAGAGCTTGGGAGGTCTTAAGGATTCAACTGGACAGATGGGTCAAAAGATATTCGATCTCTACCATTTTAACGGGATAGCAAAATCAGATTTGAATGGCAGCCAATTTAGTTCCGGAGGTGAGACTCCGATGCAAAGACCGAGGCTGACAAAATTGAGGGTTTCAGTACCTCCAAGGTGGACACCAGAGGAATTCATGGCAGACGTAGCAGTTCTTCCATCTGGTTCTGCAGGGACACAACCAAGTGGTAAAGACACAGAAGTGGCTAAACCCGAACCTTCTCAACATGCACCGTTGGTGGACTGCATAAGAACGCGCTGGCCTCGTGCAGTATGTAATTGGGTGGGGGATCCCCCTAGTATAGTCTGA
- the LOC107960622 gene encoding uncharacterized protein — protein MAIQQLYGDWDESYNELQSWISAMVEYVPGTVVDLQTLPYRGPNGELELGKRVFRRLFWTFDPCVRAFSHCKPVVQVDGTWLYGKYTQILLIAIAQDGNGNVLPIAFAIVESENSKSWAYFIRNLRRHVVKQDNICIISDRSKGLVAAIRQSEVPWRSVYCIRHIIVNFHNEYKNKDWRKRIVNMGYELEPHRFRHKLARLETDMAGCKPSLTQWLSSMEPWQWAQCFDEGYRYGHMTTNLVEAVNSVLRRTRHLPISAVFSATFYRLATLMPKMRLKQAKQLEAGHVYVEKIRDAMKDNTQRARLMNVELYSRNLETFRVTEYISRRSGIPPRSYGVDLRNRRCECRMFQVLRYPCAHVVAACATYSLNVEQYIDDSLRRRVKGKPKITRIRNDMDVREQVDPQRYTICRTVGHNRNKCPNGNVYTGQSSRSERN, from the exons ATGGCCATACAACAATTGTACGGCGACTGGGATGAGTCATACAATGAACTTCAGAGTTGGATTTCAGCAATGGTAGAGTATGTCCCAGGAACTGTCGTGGACTTGCAAACGTTGCCTTATAGAGGCCCTAATGGAGAATTAGAACTGGGAAAAAGAGTGTTTCGTCGACTGTTCTGGACTTTCGATCCATGTGTTAGGGCCTTCTCCCACTGCAAACCGGTAGTGCAAGTTGATGGAACATGGCTTTATGGAAAATACACGCAGATACTTTTGATTGCGATTGCACAAGACGGTAATGGAAATGTACTACCAATCGCTTTTGCCATCGTAGAGTCGGAGAACTCTAAATCATGGGCATATTTCATTCGAAACTTACGGAGACATGTTGTCAAGCAAGACAACATTTGCATTATATCTGACAGATCGAAGGGTCTTGTTGCTGCAATTCGACAATCGGAGGTTCCGTGGAGGTCTGTCTATTGTATTCGTCACATCATTGTGAACTTCCACAATGAGTATAAGAACAAAGACTGGCGCAAACGAATTGTCAACATgg GGTACGAACTGGAACCACACCGATTTAGACATAAGTTGGCGAGGTTAGAGACTGATATGGCGGGCTGCAAACCTTCTCTTACACAGTGGTTGAGTAGcatggagccgtggcaatgggctcaatgTTTTGATGAGGGGTACCGTTATGGCCATATGACAACTAACCTTGTTGAGGCCGTTAACTCCGTTTTAAGGCGTACGCGTCACTTGCCAATTTCAGCTGTTTTTTCAGCCACATTTTACAGGTTAGCAACCTTAATGCCAAAAATGAGGTTGAAACAAGCAAAACAGTTAGAGGCAGGACACGTGTATGTCGAAAAAATCAGAGATGCCATGAAAGATAACACTCAAAGGGCTAGGTTGATGAATGTAGAACTATATTCTCGAAATTTGGAAACTTTTCGAGTGACAGAGTATATCAGTCGTCGGTCAGGGATCCCGCCACggtcctatggagttgatctccGAAACAGGCGGTGTGAGTGCAGGATGTTCCAAGTACTACGGTACCCGTGTGCACATGTGGTTGCAGCTTGTGCTACCTATAGTTTGAATGTCGAACAATATATCGATGAT TCACTACGTAGGAGAGTCAAAGGTAAACCGAAAATAACGAGGATTCGAAACGACATGGATGTAAGAGAACAAGTAGATCCACAGCGTTACACCATATGTAGAACAGTTGGCCACAATCGGAACAAATGTCCCAATGGAAATGTCTACACTGGCCAATCTTCACGATCTGAAAGAAATTAA